Proteins from one Microbacterium sp. Root553 genomic window:
- a CDS encoding nucleoside deaminase, translating into MTSLLSADDRTWLSEAIDLATANVADGGGPFGAVLVAADGTRVAVGQNRVTRDNDPTAHAEVVAMRRAGSIIESFDLSGLTLYSSCEPCPMCMASALWARVDRVVYAADRLDAASGGFDDLEFYELFARDRATWSTAIEAAPVDGRNAPFDAWRYKLDRVAY; encoded by the coding sequence ATGACTTCTCTCCTTTCAGCCGATGACCGCACCTGGCTCTCCGAGGCCATCGATCTGGCCACTGCCAACGTCGCAGACGGCGGCGGCCCCTTCGGAGCGGTGCTCGTCGCAGCAGACGGCACCAGGGTCGCCGTCGGACAGAACCGCGTGACCCGCGACAACGATCCCACCGCGCACGCAGAGGTCGTCGCGATGCGCAGGGCCGGCTCGATCATCGAGAGCTTCGACCTCTCGGGTCTCACCCTGTACTCCTCCTGTGAGCCGTGCCCAATGTGCATGGCCAGTGCACTTTGGGCACGAGTCGACCGTGTCGTCTACGCCGCGGATCGCCTCGACGCGGCCTCGGGAGGATTCGACGACCTCGAGTTCTACGAACTCTTCGCCCGTGACCGCGCCACCTGGTCGACGGCCATCGAGGCGGCGCCCGTCGACGGCCGCAACGCCCCCTTCGACGCATGGCGCTACAAGCTCGATCGCGTCGCCTACTGA
- a CDS encoding adenosylhomocysteinase — translation MTASPQDEIALVPLPPTGDPDTDWAARSMPLLQRTMQEFGLAFAGLHIGVCLHLEPKTAVLVQWLLRYGAAVTITGNLGTTDPRTAEVLRGLGANVIGGRHDDAAAHSRNLDAILDSTPDLILDNGGELIERLTQGVPRSSGFLGATEETTTGGARVRALPVQPDFPVIVINDSPLKLLVENEYGVGQSIVQGFMNATNRMLPALEAVVIGFGPCGKGVADTLRHLGSRVTVVDVDPFRSLEAIMSGHRVTSLEDAVPTAQAVFLSTGRPDVLPLDQLLRLPDGAILVGVGHEPNEADVAGLASVAAHTRSLASSSDVDARIAYQREDGAEIVVLQGTKMINLTAAKGNPIEAMDLGLSLQAASLGSIARGRAAFTGAYPVPSDINLTLAAGLVEILG, via the coding sequence ATGACTGCTTCACCCCAAGACGAGATCGCTCTCGTGCCACTGCCCCCGACCGGCGATCCCGACACCGACTGGGCGGCCCGGTCGATGCCGCTGCTGCAGCGCACGATGCAGGAGTTCGGCTTGGCCTTTGCCGGCCTTCACATCGGCGTGTGTCTGCACCTCGAGCCCAAGACCGCCGTGCTCGTACAGTGGCTGCTCCGGTACGGCGCGGCCGTCACCATCACGGGCAACCTCGGCACGACCGACCCGAGGACCGCAGAGGTTCTTCGCGGTCTCGGCGCGAACGTGATCGGCGGTCGTCACGACGATGCCGCCGCTCACTCTCGCAATCTTGATGCGATCCTCGACAGCACGCCCGACCTGATCCTCGACAACGGGGGTGAGCTGATCGAACGGCTCACTCAGGGCGTCCCACGCTCGTCGGGGTTCCTCGGGGCGACCGAGGAGACGACCACCGGTGGGGCTCGTGTACGCGCCCTTCCAGTGCAGCCTGACTTCCCGGTGATCGTCATCAACGACAGCCCGCTCAAGCTCCTGGTCGAGAACGAGTACGGCGTTGGGCAGAGCATCGTGCAGGGCTTCATGAACGCCACGAACCGGATGCTGCCAGCGCTGGAGGCCGTCGTCATCGGCTTCGGGCCCTGCGGCAAGGGCGTGGCCGACACGCTGCGCCACCTCGGCTCGCGGGTGACAGTCGTGGACGTTGATCCGTTCCGGTCACTGGAAGCGATCATGAGCGGTCATCGTGTCACCTCCCTCGAGGATGCGGTTCCCACTGCCCAGGCGGTCTTCCTCTCGACGGGCCGACCCGACGTGCTGCCACTCGACCAGTTGCTGCGACTGCCCGACGGAGCCATCTTGGTCGGCGTCGGTCATGAGCCGAACGAGGCCGACGTCGCAGGGCTCGCCTCGGTCGCCGCGCACACGCGCAGCCTTGCGTCGTCGAGCGACGTCGACGCGCGAATCGCCTATCAGCGCGAGGACGGAGCGGAGATCGTCGTCCTGCAGGGCACAAAGATGATCAACCTCACGGCCGCGAAGGGCAACCCGATCGAGGCCATGGACCTCGGGCTGTCCCTGCAGGCCGCCAGCCTCGGGTCGATCGCACGCGGTCGGGCCGCCTTCACGGGCGCGTACCCGGTGCCGAGCGACATCAATCTGACGCTCGCCGCCGGACTCGTCGAGATTCTCGGCTGA
- a CDS encoding purine-nucleoside phosphorylase has protein sequence MTYTSHSSQDPFDLARRAADAIADASGVARHQIAITLGSGWKTAADHLGETIAEIPAHEIPGFRASKVVGHSGTIRSVRMTDGAHALVIGARNHYYEGHGTDAVVHGVRTAAAAGASVMVLTNGAGGLKHGWTAGVPVLISDHINLTAVSPLTGATFVDLTDLYSQRLRDLAREIDPSLDEGVYAQLPGPHYETPAEVRMVKALGGDIIGMSTALEAIAARHAGLEVLGLSLITNLAAGIQDGPLSHEEVLESGNDAEARLGPLLARVVRRIGEIRS, from the coding sequence ATGACGTACACATCGCATTCCTCTCAGGATCCGTTCGATCTCGCCCGGAGAGCGGCTGATGCCATCGCTGACGCCAGCGGGGTCGCGCGGCATCAGATCGCCATCACGCTCGGCAGTGGATGGAAGACCGCGGCGGATCATCTTGGTGAGACGATCGCGGAGATCCCCGCCCACGAGATCCCGGGGTTCCGAGCATCGAAGGTCGTCGGACATTCGGGGACCATCCGTTCGGTGCGGATGACCGACGGAGCGCACGCACTGGTCATTGGTGCTCGCAACCACTACTACGAGGGCCACGGCACCGATGCGGTCGTGCACGGTGTGCGCACCGCCGCCGCCGCCGGCGCCTCGGTGATGGTACTCACGAACGGCGCCGGTGGTCTCAAGCACGGATGGACCGCCGGGGTGCCGGTGCTGATCAGCGACCACATCAACCTGACCGCGGTGTCCCCGCTCACCGGTGCGACCTTCGTCGACCTCACCGACTTGTACTCCCAGCGTCTGCGGGACCTCGCGCGCGAGATTGATCCCTCCCTCGATGAAGGCGTCTACGCGCAGCTGCCGGGGCCGCACTACGAGACACCCGCCGAGGTGCGCATGGTCAAGGCCCTCGGTGGCGACATCATCGGCATGTCGACGGCACTCGAGGCGATCGCCGCGCGCCACGCCGGGCTGGAGGTGCTCGGCCTGTCGCTGATCACCAACCTGGCAGCGGGCATCCAGGATGGCCCTCTCAGCCATGAGGAGGTACTCGAATCCGGGAACGATGCTGAGGCGCGTCTGGGCCCCCTGCTGGCCAGAGTCGTGCGCCGCATCGGCGAGATCCGCTCATGA
- a CDS encoding haloacid dehalogenase type II, with translation MTSLGSIDTIVFDILGTLVDHNAGIRTQLGVFGATPDAADELTSQWHSLVGAEHARIVRGERDYAAGKVLDREAARTICAAAGISDPAAVDSLVDAAGFLPPWPDSADALARLSKEKEIIGLSNADTTALLRMNARAGLRWHSALSTQAISTYKPDPAVYQLATRVAGRDPDRILMVAAHSWDLRGAQAAGLRTAYLNRPTGDPPTNEDMFDFRFEALSELVDAIC, from the coding sequence ATGACCAGCCTTGGCAGTATCGACACGATCGTCTTCGACATTCTCGGGACTCTCGTAGATCACAATGCGGGTATCCGTACACAGCTGGGCGTCTTCGGTGCGACTCCCGATGCGGCGGATGAACTCACCTCGCAATGGCACAGCCTCGTGGGCGCAGAGCACGCCCGAATCGTTCGAGGCGAACGCGACTACGCGGCCGGAAAGGTCCTCGACCGGGAAGCTGCGCGCACCATCTGCGCTGCCGCCGGCATCTCCGACCCGGCAGCAGTGGACTCGTTGGTCGATGCGGCGGGATTCCTGCCCCCCTGGCCCGACTCTGCCGACGCGCTTGCCCGGTTGAGCAAGGAGAAGGAGATCATAGGCTTGTCCAACGCCGACACGACGGCGCTGCTGCGCATGAACGCACGCGCCGGGCTCCGCTGGCATTCCGCCCTGTCAACTCAAGCCATCAGCACATACAAGCCCGACCCGGCGGTCTACCAACTGGCGACGCGTGTGGCCGGCCGTGACCCCGATCGGATACTGATGGTCGCCGCGCACTCGTGGGATCTCCGTGGAGCACAGGCGGCGGGCCTGCGGACGGCGTATCTGAACCGTCCGACCGGAGACCCGCCGACGAACGAGGACATGTTCGATTTTCGATTCGAGGCGCTGAGCGAACTCGTCGACGCCATCTGTTGA
- a CDS encoding Gfo/Idh/MocA family protein, which translates to MAHSEMKSTGIGVIGAGFHARSNVLPALVLPDVPVVGTAARSIPSAGRAARVLGGDVATYDSAASILADAAVGGAVIVAQPGDQVHAVEEVIRTGCHVLVEKPLGLTTEQSREVARLWASLRRSRPKPQRTLGRPCRKRSFPAGSRLPGWVNYPNPLQHDGSSAPQVVSV; encoded by the coding sequence ATGGCCCACTCTGAGATGAAGAGCACGGGTATAGGTGTGATCGGTGCCGGGTTCCATGCGCGGAGCAACGTGCTCCCGGCGCTCGTGCTCCCGGACGTCCCGGTCGTCGGTACCGCGGCGCGCAGCATTCCCAGTGCCGGGCGTGCGGCGCGTGTGCTCGGCGGAGACGTCGCAACCTACGACAGCGCCGCCTCCATTCTTGCCGACGCGGCTGTCGGGGGTGCGGTGATCGTGGCGCAGCCCGGCGATCAGGTGCACGCCGTCGAGGAGGTGATACGCACGGGGTGTCACGTGCTCGTGGAGAAGCCGCTCGGGCTGACCACCGAACAGTCGCGGGAGGTCGCGCGCTTGTGGGCGAGTCTCCGGCGGTCGCGGCCGAAACCTCAACGCACGCTCGGTCGGCCCTGCCGAAAACGATCGTTTCCGGCGGGTTCTCGACTGCCTGGCTGGGTGAACTACCCGAACCCGCTGCAGCATGACGGAAGCTCGGCCCCACAAGTTGTCAGCGTTTAG
- a CDS encoding phospho-sugar mutase, which produces MSGGVTRRSIVLAEVLAAATRWLAQDPDPRTRAELEDLIGRAEAAGGDEAAGELARRFDGRLQFGTAGLRGPLEAGPNGMNRVVVAQTAAGLARYLRGEGGDPSIVVGYDARTNSRVFAEDLAQIMAGHGIRTTLLPSALPTPVLATAVRRLDASAGVMVTASHNPAQDNGVKVFLGGADGGSQIVSPNDERIAAAIAAAADEDISTYARASAFRIAGDDVVDFYVDATARRGVPGAEPLRFVYTPLHGVGGRTARRVFVAAGFGDPIVVPAQEHPDASFPTVPFPNPEEEGALDLAIELAHSEGAGLVIAHDPDADRLAVAIPAHAGWRRLTGNEIGLLLGWRAAARTTGRGGSLVASLVSSPGLAEVARLHELSAVETLTGFKYISRVPDLLFGFEEALGYLVDPDKVHDKDGISAAVEFLSLAAEARDRGVGIEECLEELAERIGGHASAQVSIRVESTDGIRAIMHRLRTVPPTALAAEPVQTASDFANGHDGFAPSDLLRFTLAGGARVIIRPSGTEPKLKAYIDVRDDRGTGAERLEHARARVAEIADDVRILLREGHE; this is translated from the coding sequence ATGAGCGGCGGTGTCACACGCCGTTCGATCGTGCTCGCCGAAGTGCTCGCGGCTGCGACGCGATGGTTGGCGCAGGATCCGGATCCGCGAACGCGCGCCGAGCTCGAGGACCTGATCGGCCGTGCCGAAGCCGCCGGTGGCGACGAGGCAGCGGGTGAGCTCGCCCGCCGGTTCGACGGGCGGCTACAGTTCGGCACCGCAGGTCTTCGCGGCCCGCTGGAAGCGGGGCCGAACGGAATGAATCGGGTGGTCGTGGCGCAGACAGCCGCGGGCCTCGCGCGATACCTCCGCGGAGAAGGAGGCGATCCGAGCATCGTGGTCGGGTACGACGCTCGCACGAACTCGCGCGTCTTCGCCGAGGACCTCGCGCAGATCATGGCCGGACACGGCATCCGCACCACGCTTTTGCCCAGTGCGCTTCCTACTCCAGTGCTCGCCACCGCGGTCCGCCGCCTCGACGCATCCGCCGGGGTCATGGTGACGGCCAGTCACAACCCCGCCCAGGACAACGGGGTGAAGGTGTTCCTCGGAGGCGCTGACGGCGGATCGCAGATCGTGAGTCCGAATGATGAGCGCATCGCCGCTGCCATCGCTGCGGCGGCCGACGAGGACATCTCCACCTATGCGCGGGCCTCGGCGTTCCGGATCGCCGGGGATGACGTCGTCGACTTCTACGTCGATGCGACCGCCCGGCGTGGCGTCCCTGGGGCGGAACCGCTCCGATTCGTCTACACCCCGCTGCACGGAGTCGGCGGACGCACTGCGCGTCGTGTGTTCGTGGCGGCAGGCTTCGGCGACCCGATCGTGGTGCCGGCACAGGAACACCCTGACGCGAGCTTCCCGACCGTGCCGTTCCCGAACCCGGAAGAGGAGGGGGCGCTCGATCTCGCGATCGAGCTTGCGCACAGCGAAGGTGCCGGCCTCGTGATCGCCCACGATCCCGATGCCGATCGGCTGGCGGTGGCTATCCCCGCACATGCGGGGTGGCGACGCCTCACGGGCAACGAGATCGGTCTCCTGCTCGGCTGGCGCGCCGCCGCTCGGACTACCGGGCGGGGTGGATCGCTGGTCGCCTCTCTCGTCAGCTCACCCGGACTTGCGGAGGTGGCGCGGCTCCACGAGCTGTCCGCCGTCGAGACCCTCACAGGGTTCAAGTACATCTCGCGGGTGCCCGATCTTCTCTTCGGCTTCGAAGAGGCGCTCGGCTACCTGGTCGATCCCGATAAGGTGCACGATAAGGACGGCATCTCGGCCGCGGTCGAGTTCCTGTCGCTCGCCGCCGAGGCCCGCGATCGCGGGGTGGGCATCGAGGAGTGCCTAGAGGAGTTGGCCGAGAGGATCGGCGGCCATGCGTCGGCGCAGGTCTCGATCCGGGTCGAATCGACCGACGGCATTCGGGCGATCATGCACCGGCTGCGCACCGTGCCACCCACCGCTCTCGCCGCGGAACCGGTGCAGACGGCCAGCGATTTCGCGAACGGTCACGACGGCTTCGCGCCGAGCGACCTGCTCCGCTTCACTCTCGCCGGCGGCGCGCGCGTGATCATCCGGCCATCCGGGACCGAGCCGAAGCTCAAGGCGTACATCGATGTGCGGGATGATCGCGGTACCGGGGCGGAGCGGTTGGAGCACGCACGCGCACGGGTCGCCGAGATCGCGGATGACGTGCGTATCCTGCTGCGCGAAGGACACGAATGA